A segment of the Arachis hypogaea cultivar Tifrunner chromosome 5, arahy.Tifrunner.gnm2.J5K5, whole genome shotgun sequence genome:
caacaaaatgaaccgttagttgtccaaactcgaacaatccccggcaacggcgccaaaaacttggtggacgaaattgtgattcatacttaaattgttgttcaaaattgattcccaggtaatggccccaaaaacttggtgctcaataccatggtataAACATAATTttacaacttcgctcaactaaccagcaagtgtactgggtcgtccaagtaataaaccttacgtgagtaagggtcgatcccacagagattgttgatatgaagcaagctatggtcatcttataaatctcagtcaggcggataataaatggttatggagtttttgaatattaataataaataaaaagaaaataaagatagaaacacttatgtagatcatcgatgggaatttcagataggcgtatgaagatgctgtgctccttctgaatctctgctttcctactgccttcatccaatccttcttactcctttccatggcaagctgtatgtagggcatcaccattgtcaatggctacatcccatcctctcagtgaaaatggtccaaatgctctgtcacagcacggctaatcatctgtcggttcttgatcatgtcagaatagaatcccttgattcttatgcgtttgtcatcacgcccaacaatcgcgagtttgaagctcgtcacagtcattcaatccttgaatcctactcagaataccacagacaaggtttagactttccggattctcatgaatgccgccatcaatctagcttataccacgaagattctgattaaggaatccaagagatatgcgcccggtctaaggtagaacggaagtggttgtcagtcacgtgttcataggtgagaatgatgatgagtgtcacggatcatcacattcatcatgttgaagttcaacgaatatcttagaataaaaacaagcggaattgaatagaaaatagtagtagttgcattaaaacttgaggtacagcagagctccacacccttaatctatggtgtgtagaaactccaccgttgaaagtacataagtgatgaaggtccaggcatggtcgaatggcctgCCGCCCatgtctaagatcgcataaactgatcaaagatcatttaaaaatagtaaaaagttctatttatactaaactagttactagggtttacagaaataagtctaagtgcagaaatccacttccggggcccactttggtgtgtgcttgggctgagcttgaactttacatgagctgaggcttcttttggagttgaatgccaagttgtaacgtgtttttggcgttcaactctggttcgtgacgtttttctggcgtttaactccagaatgcagcatggaactagcgttgagcaccggtttacatcatctaatcacgaataaagtatggactattatatatttctggaaagatctagatgtctactttccaacaccgttgagagcgcgccatttgaagttctgtagctccagaaaatttatttcgagtgcagggaggtcagaatccaatagcatcagcagtcctttgtcagagttttgctcaggtccctcaatttcagccagaaaatatctgaaatcacagaaaaaacacaaactcatagtaaagtccagaaatgtgaattttacataaaaactaatgaaaatatccctaaaagtagctagatcctactaaaaactacctaaaaataatgccaaaaagcgtataaattatccgctcatcactgcacCACCCGAGCCGCCGTCTCGGTCACTGATGTTTCCTTTTGATCCACCTTTTTTTACTCTATCGGGGTCATTATGTAGTCAGTTGCTGAATGCCCGAAATAATTGCACTTGTCACAAATAAGGTGTAAGCATTCATACTCCACCTTATATTCAAACTTATCGACAATCACACTCCGGACCACCGGCAAACCAAGAATAATTTGCACGTAAGCCTGAGCAAATTTTCCCTGCTCCGCCGGCTTAGTAGCCAAATCCACCCTGACTGGTTTCGCTACAGCAGAAGCAATTCTCATCATGGCTTTTTCCTGATAGAACCATATGCTCAAACCAGCATTCCAAATCCAAACCATAGTCTCCTTGAAAGTTTTCTCACAAGGTTTAAAATCTGGTGCCCATGGCTTGACCGCAATATAGTGACCAAAGATCATCCATGGCACCCCTAGTAAAACCTTTTTTCGATCATTCATTCAATCAAATTTAACAAGGAAGTACCCAAAACCCACATCCAAGATTTCATATCCACCGGTGATCCTTCATACCCCTTTCAATTTGTGAAACATGGCCGTGTAACTAAGGTTTTTTCCAAGAACCTTAATCACAATTGCCTCCTTGTATGGTTCAGAAAGGAGGTTTCTAGCCTCTTCGGAAAAGCAAACTTTCGGAGGCATAGGATCTCCTTATTTTTTGGTGACAACTGCTATGGAATCCTTATCTAGAGCTTCAACCCGGTTTATCCCTGAGGCTACCGTAGAGCCAATAACCTTGTCACGGAAAGAAATCTTGAAAGTCACCCTAGAACTAAGGTCGCCCTTACTTGATTCCTCCTTCACACCTGATGCAAACCCTCCCacgctctcccccttatctctttcAATGGCATGGCCATCTTCCTCACCGTGTTTCGCCCTCAAACGCTCTCTcccgctctctccttctctcattctcctTAAATACGGAGTACATAATCCAAATACACTTAAAACCCTATTCTTCTCAAccattatttaacaatttttcgtaaaaaataaaaaaaattaataaaaatttaaaactataaaGCACCATCATTTTTAACATTCAAAGAAAAATGATCACAAGCATGATATGATGCACTATTTTTCTTGCAATCATTTTGCAACTTGATTAATCAGATCGGTCGTCAAAATAGATTAAATCCATCGGGCTAGCCCGTTTACCCATTTAAATAGACAGGCTTTGCCTCTAAAATTAAGTCTGTTTAAATTTTGGGCTAAACGGGTTGAGCCCGATTAACCCAAAAAAAATGACTGGTTAAACGGGCTAGCCCACGGGCTAAacgtgtaatacccggtctaaccgaaattaattaaataatgagttaagtaggagcgaatatggttggaagatttggcaattggaatttgatgatttcaatatgatatttggattcagtgaatttttcccagtcggaagacatagttttctgcgtaaaagcgcgcagtggaattttgatcgGCAGTACCAGCTGAGACctatctggtactgcagctgagaaaattaattatgagtaaataagattaagaaatgaggaattataattaggggaggtagaaatatttgaagtgcgatttagagcgctaatcttaaaggttttggtccaaaattgggccaacggacaaaaataagtgaactgggcctaagtgggcccaagatccaacatatataaacattagttatgagcatttcaacttattttaccctaaaagagaggttgggacgctgaaatagagaagagagaagagaagagagaaaacctaactctctttgatcttcaaaccaccataacttgagctacggagctccgattgacgagccgtttgaggccacgcgtcgctcttctcatcctctacaattctatctcggttttgtggtgagtaatccactgtcctctgcccagttttcattttcctcttcaaattcgaatttggtttgggttttgaggaaacgttgtgattttgattgtttatgagtgctctagtatgagccatgggtgatattcatcacaaacttcagtgggttaaggtaagaaaccctccaacccttgtgatttgtcatttttatgagccctaggttgatgtatatatgtaatattggttatgttagtgcatttgatggttttggtgcacaattgggagattggtgttgcttgaggagctttggtgaggcttggggctaaggttggtggagacttccaaagaagaggctcaattgttttggctacaagaggtacggtttaagtttcatttaagtaccgtgtggtgtgatgagaattcctaggctagatgcccctaggattaagtttgaattgtgtaaatggttgatgcaaatatgcatagttggtatgtaatgtgaattgatgattgggttgagaattgtgtggccttgtatgcttggtgtattgaaaatttgatgtattgggtaatgagtattaatttgtggtttatgcatttaaattgtgaaattgggccagaggccgtaaattttaggccggaggccggaaagaggtaagggaggtaagttgatgtgtgcattgtatgatgacacaagtgattggatgaatttcatataatgaatatatgaatgattgggttggttattgaataatgaggtttgaggagttgaagtgtggaaattggtaattttgggtgaattgTATAGATGAagtatgtttgattttggttgatatatattatgtggtcatatatgtgagtatgattattgatgccttgatggtatgataatgcatgagagatatgtatgttgtgatatatgcttgtggaatgattaaggttgatttgggggtgaaaccatgtgatagtgagtatgatattggttatgtataatgatggttgatcggaaatagtattgttggaaattgggatgaggaaggatgtatgacatgttgatatgtttgtaatttagccatttgtttgaaatgggtaaagatggttatatggcggttttgtgaatcgtggtaaagtgttaatgtatgagttgaggaggcttgatgttgattttggtatattttgattggtttcaaaaagggttgaaattggcatgttttggttgattttgaaaagagttgaaaatggctcgTTTTGAAAATGACACTTTgtggtttgtatgaaaaatatggtttttgggcatactttgacgggatataacttggactacggatctctgttttgtgccaaatctgtttagaaatgaaattggatccgggatgtccatgccgttcaaagaatgggtgaaaaacgatttaaaatgagagatgttatgtccgtcggaagattggaggttgaatctgtgaattctgcagcttttaacttagaaaatttttagcagaatgaccctccacgcgtaggcgcgcttggcgcgtacgcgtcgttcttcgagaaggcaacatccacgcgtgcgcgtggtctgcgcatgcgcgtcgatgtgctgcacccaatgcccagccattttcccgagagttgtgccagagttgtgccagttttgtgcctggggcgcaaatgcacccacgcgtacgcgtggctgacgcttacgcgtcgtctggctgtgtttcaatccgcgcgtccgcgtgtatgacgcatacgcgtcgatgagctttgtgggcatccacgcgtgcgcgtggagtacgcgtacgcgtggccctgttttcatccaaaagttgatttttgagttctaaaagccaaatctcatacttctaagcctccgatctcaccccttatgtattaaatcattatgatatgcttaGTAATGAGAAAGGAACTAGGGGatatggtaacttgcgagtgaagcaaggggaaaagttatgatcaacggtgatcaacgatgattatatgagatatggaggatgacggtaggagtaccgtgtatgccatgagccgaagggctatatctattgataaatggctggttcttgattgaaccatgagccagatggctgagttattgccgggtcacggcaaagccattattgattatggctgagtataaatgcatatatgattaatgaatgaatgtgttgaatggataataatggaaaatgttgaaatgtgatgtgtaaccccgggtagtaggcagtggcgttgtccacttgctccgggtatgagacagaaaaggatgtttat
Coding sequences within it:
- the LOC140184858 gene encoding uncharacterized protein; translated protein: MPPKVCFSEEARNLLSEPYKEAIVIKVLGKNLSYTAMFHKLKGVLLGVPWMIFGHYIAVKPWAPDFKPCEKTFKETMVWIWNAGLSIWFYQEKAMMRIASAVAKPVRVDLATKPAEQGKFAQAYVQIILGLPVVRSVIVDKFEYKVEYECLHLICDKCNYFGHSATDYIMTPIE